One Longimicrobiales bacterium DNA window includes the following coding sequences:
- a CDS encoding M20/M25/M40 family metallo-hydrolase, with protein sequence MSNARLLCAALTAAILCSGALQAQSGADVARAYREANEPAIVRDFAELLSYPNRAFTPEIVRAAEYIRDELLEVGVDAELLTREGASPLVYGEINVPGAARTLGIYVHYDGQAVDPANWTNAPFDPTLYTAPIPDGGEVIPLPQDGDEVNPEWRLYARSAGDDKAPIAAILPVLRSFRDSGIAPTSNLVFFFDGEEEAGSRNLPAYMEEHRDRLDPIDIWLFFDGPAHPSGRPQITFGVRGSGSLEVTVYGATRNLHSGHYGNWAPDTGNVLAHLLASMKDQDGNVLVDGWYDTVDPIGEEEMAALAAMPDWDGELKRELGLVVTEGAPESLPERLMVPALNVRGITSGNTGRLARNVIPNTAVASLGVRLVKGNDPAHLSQLIRDHIERQGFHIVSEDPDMETRLRYPRIAKVTGGGGSLAARTSMSDPFAQSIMAAASAAADLAFGEGSLVVAPGMGGTLPLTPFTELLGKPAIIVPTANHDNNQHAPDENLRIANLWYAIDLYAALLTMPATIF encoded by the coding sequence ATGTCGAACGCCCGTCTTCTGTGCGCCGCCCTCACGGCCGCGATCCTCTGCTCGGGAGCGCTCCAGGCTCAATCAGGCGCTGACGTCGCCCGAGCGTACCGCGAGGCGAACGAGCCCGCCATCGTTCGTGACTTCGCTGAACTGCTCTCCTATCCAAACAGGGCGTTCACCCCAGAGATCGTCCGCGCGGCCGAGTACATCCGCGACGAGTTGCTGGAAGTAGGCGTCGACGCGGAACTGCTCACGAGAGAAGGTGCGTCCCCGCTCGTCTACGGTGAGATCAACGTGCCCGGGGCCGCAAGAACGCTGGGCATATACGTGCACTACGATGGGCAGGCCGTAGATCCCGCGAATTGGACCAACGCACCGTTCGACCCCACACTCTACACGGCGCCAATCCCCGACGGCGGGGAAGTGATTCCCCTCCCACAAGACGGCGATGAGGTGAACCCCGAGTGGCGGCTGTACGCACGCTCAGCTGGCGATGACAAGGCGCCCATCGCCGCGATTCTCCCCGTTCTACGCTCGTTCCGAGACTCCGGCATAGCACCAACGTCGAATCTGGTCTTCTTCTTCGACGGTGAAGAAGAAGCGGGATCCCGGAATCTGCCGGCGTATATGGAAGAACACCGCGACCGCTTGGATCCGATCGACATCTGGCTCTTCTTCGATGGGCCGGCCCACCCCAGCGGTCGGCCGCAGATCACGTTCGGGGTGCGAGGCTCAGGCAGCCTCGAGGTGACGGTGTACGGAGCCACGCGGAATCTGCACTCGGGTCACTACGGCAATTGGGCACCAGACACAGGGAATGTGCTCGCACACCTACTGGCGTCCATGAAGGACCAGGACGGCAACGTGCTCGTCGACGGCTGGTATGACACCGTCGACCCGATCGGTGAGGAAGAAATGGCTGCGCTCGCCGCGATGCCCGACTGGGACGGTGAGCTTAAGAGAGAACTCGGACTCGTTGTCACGGAAGGCGCACCCGAGTCTCTGCCGGAGCGACTCATGGTTCCGGCCCTCAACGTGCGCGGCATCACGAGCGGTAACACAGGCAGATTGGCGCGCAATGTCATTCCAAACACGGCAGTAGCCTCACTCGGGGTGAGGCTCGTGAAGGGAAATGACCCAGCCCACCTCTCCCAACTCATCCGCGATCACATCGAGCGCCAAGGCTTCCACATCGTCAGTGAAGACCCCGACATGGAGACCCGGCTCCGGTATCCCCGCATCGCCAAAGTCACGGGCGGAGGCGGATCACTCGCGGCCCGCACGTCCATGAGCGACCCGTTCGCCCAGAGCATCATGGCCGCGGCATCGGCTGCTGCGGATCTGGCCTTCGGTGAGGGCTCCCTGGTCGTGGCGCCCGGTATGGGTGGCACCCTGCCCCTGACTCCATTTACGGAGCTCCTAGGCAAGCCGGCGATCATCGTCCCGACCGCGAACCATGACAACAATCAGCATGCCCCAGATGAGAACCTTCGGATCGCCAACCTCTGGTACGCTATCGATCTCTATGCGGCGCTGCTGACCATGCCCGCCACCATTTTCTAG
- a CDS encoding mechanosensitive ion channel family protein — protein sequence MDFLSPSWVQWTAFSLGGLVLGLLVEKFVVQRASKLAARTKAAWDDLAVSSIRGVPTVCFTSGGIYLALNVGGVDPLLLSTAVSGLTVVVIGSVVVAGMRLTGGAVEMLSGQSGGAIGSPTLVVNLVRLSVGVLGVFIILQNLGIDITPLITAAGIGGLAVALALQDTLGNLFAGVQIILSQQVRQNDYVRLSSGEEGWITDVKGRNTTMQTFPDGNLVAVPNSVLASSIVKNFTLPRTALWVSVEVGVSYDSDLEHVEAVTLEVARSVLENTKGDETSEEPLVRFHSFGASSIDFEVRMMVGDFESQGPIKHDFIKRLHKRYNDEGIDIPFPIRTVMMRGGEEN from the coding sequence ATGGACTTCTTGAGCCCAAGCTGGGTCCAATGGACCGCCTTTTCCCTCGGGGGCCTCGTTCTGGGCCTGCTCGTCGAGAAATTCGTGGTTCAGCGAGCGAGCAAGCTGGCCGCCCGCACGAAAGCCGCCTGGGACGACTTGGCGGTCTCGTCGATCAGGGGAGTACCCACCGTGTGTTTCACATCAGGTGGGATCTACCTCGCGCTGAACGTGGGCGGGGTCGACCCCTTGCTCCTGAGCACGGCTGTGAGCGGGCTGACTGTTGTTGTGATCGGCTCGGTCGTCGTCGCTGGAATGCGACTTACGGGCGGCGCCGTCGAGATGTTGTCAGGGCAATCGGGCGGTGCGATCGGCTCCCCCACGCTGGTCGTGAACCTCGTAAGGCTCTCGGTCGGCGTCTTGGGTGTGTTCATCATCCTCCAGAACCTTGGAATCGACATCACGCCGCTGATCACCGCGGCAGGAATCGGAGGGCTCGCAGTCGCGCTCGCCCTGCAGGACACGCTGGGGAATCTGTTCGCCGGCGTTCAGATCATTCTCTCCCAACAGGTCCGACAGAATGACTACGTCCGACTCTCCTCAGGTGAAGAGGGATGGATCACTGATGTGAAGGGGCGTAACACGACCATGCAGACCTTCCCAGACGGGAACCTGGTCGCGGTGCCGAACTCGGTGCTCGCGTCGTCCATCGTGAAGAACTTCACTCTTCCGCGGACCGCATTGTGGGTCAGTGTCGAAGTCGGCGTGAGCTATGACAGCGATCTGGAGCACGTAGAAGCCGTGACGCTCGAGGTGGCGCGATCGGTGCTTGAGAACACGAAGGGAGATGAAACTTCTGAGGAGCCCCTGGTGCGCTTCCACTCCTTCGGCGCGTCCAGCATCGACTTCGAAGTCCGCATGATGGTCGGCGATTTCGAGAGCCAGGGACCGATCAAGCACGACTTCATCAAACGACTGCACAAGCGGTACAACGACGAAGGCATCGACATCCCGTTCCCAATTCGGACTGTCATGATGCGCGGGGGCGAAGAGAACTAA
- a CDS encoding GMC oxidoreductase, producing the protein MRTSRTDASGSVHGHPWLRVADSSLFPDSIEINPVLTIMSLAGRVADGVIEDLREETSKA; encoded by the coding sequence GTGCGGACTTCGCGAACCGATGCGAGCGGGAGCGTTCACGGGCACCCATGGCTTCGCGTGGCCGACTCGTCTCTTTTCCCAGACTCCATCGAAATCAATCCAGTTCTGACCATCATGTCGCTCGCGGGCCGAGTAGCGGACGGCGTGATCGAAGACCTCAGAGAAGAGACCTCAAAAGCGTGA
- a CDS encoding redoxin domain-containing protein: protein MRKAIAFGLLAGVIALGAPADASAQDGSDLLAVGEMAPDFALPGATRHGTLVDDVRLSDYRGETVVLAFFFRVRTRG from the coding sequence ATGCGCAAAGCGATTGCGTTCGGTCTGCTCGCGGGAGTGATCGCGTTGGGCGCGCCGGCCGATGCTAGCGCTCAGGATGGTTCAGACCTTCTCGCCGTAGGCGAGATGGCTCCGGACTTCGCACTACCAGGAGCAACCCGACATGGGACGCTCGTGGATGACGTGCGCCTGAGTGACTATCGCGGCGAAACGGTCGTCCTCGCGTTCTTCTTCCGCGTCAGAACGCGTGGGTGA
- a CDS encoding redoxin domain-containing protein yields MTAYRDQYASLFNAGQNVVLIGVSNDSQEELGSWLKDEDFPFLFASDADNDGATYAAFGGGLRNNNMVDSRAVIVVGPDGRIAHTIKSFNQNDPMAYEELAEVIDRVTPEPEAN; encoded by the coding sequence ATGACAGCGTACCGTGATCAGTACGCAAGCCTTTTCAATGCAGGACAGAACGTTGTCTTAATCGGGGTATCGAACGACTCGCAAGAGGAGCTCGGATCCTGGCTCAAGGACGAGGACTTCCCGTTCTTGTTCGCGAGCGACGCCGACAACGACGGTGCTACGTATGCAGCGTTCGGTGGCGGACTCCGTAACAACAACATGGTAGACAGCCGCGCGGTGATCGTGGTCGGGCCAGACGGCCGGATCGCACACACCATTAAGTCGTTTAACCAGAATGATCCGATGGCCTATGAAGAGCTGGCCGAAGTGATCGACCGTGTGACGCCGGAGCCCGAAGCCAACTAG
- a CDS encoding TlpA disulfide reductase family protein, whose protein sequence is MSRIEQISTLTTRTAFVLALFLALPTSGSAQAAGEGSVSLAYGTMGPGAEVEDLDGNKVDLIDYVKGKPALLEFWATWCEQCEALQPQMDEIQERYGDEINVVAVAVGVSQSVRRVKRHLEAHDPGYTYLWDGRGAAVRAYNATTTSIVVMLDADGNVAYTGVGTAQDLVGAVERLLGS, encoded by the coding sequence GTGTCACGTATCGAACAAATCTCGACCCTCACGACCCGGACGGCGTTCGTGCTCGCGCTTTTCCTTGCCCTTCCGACATCGGGCTCAGCCCAGGCGGCAGGTGAAGGCTCGGTGTCCCTGGCCTACGGGACCATGGGTCCAGGTGCGGAAGTCGAGGACCTCGACGGCAACAAGGTCGACCTGATCGACTACGTGAAAGGAAAGCCTGCGCTTCTCGAGTTTTGGGCGACCTGGTGTGAGCAGTGCGAAGCTCTCCAGCCGCAGATGGACGAGATCCAAGAGCGATACGGCGACGAAATCAACGTCGTGGCCGTGGCCGTCGGGGTCTCTCAGAGCGTGCGGCGCGTGAAGCGTCACCTAGAGGCGCACGATCCGGGATATACGTACCTGTGGGATGGACGAGGCGCCGCCGTGCGTGCTTACAACGCGACGACAACGTCCATCGTGGTCATGCTGGATGCGGACGGGAATGTGGCCTACACCGGAGTCGGCACCGCGCAGGACCTCGTCGGTGCGGTGGAGCGTCTACTCGGGAGCTGA
- a CDS encoding cytochrome c biogenesis protein CcdA translates to MTVFALLQIEPPGGLTEALSQSPLMALVVLFGAGVLTSLTPCVYPMIPITSAVIAGTARENQSKRRTLALTLTYAVGLATLYATLGAIAGVSGQIFGTVSASPWTRLAIGNLLVVFALAMLDVLPVPVPRRLMDFASKSEGGSYGAVFGMGAMSGVVAAPCGAPAFAVVLTWVAATEAGLMGFVYLFVFSLGMTTLLIAVGLFSGTLALLPRSGAWMVWVKRAAAVLMLGMAEYYFVIAGYNL, encoded by the coding sequence GTGACCGTTTTCGCCCTACTCCAGATTGAGCCGCCCGGCGGCCTCACCGAGGCGCTCTCCCAAAGCCCCCTCATGGCTTTGGTCGTGCTGTTCGGCGCCGGCGTGCTGACGAGCCTCACTCCGTGTGTGTACCCCATGATTCCGATCACAAGTGCAGTGATTGCGGGGACGGCTCGGGAGAATCAATCGAAGCGACGCACGCTTGCCCTGACGCTCACGTATGCTGTCGGCCTCGCCACACTGTATGCGACGCTCGGCGCGATCGCCGGGGTCTCTGGACAAATTTTCGGCACCGTAAGTGCGAGCCCTTGGACGAGACTTGCGATCGGAAATCTTCTGGTCGTCTTCGCGCTGGCCATGCTCGATGTGTTGCCCGTACCTGTCCCGCGTCGACTCATGGACTTCGCGAGCAAGAGCGAAGGAGGCTCCTACGGCGCGGTGTTCGGCATGGGTGCCATGTCCGGTGTTGTTGCAGCGCCGTGCGGAGCGCCGGCTTTTGCCGTCGTGCTCACCTGGGTCGCCGCGACGGAGGCCGGGCTGATGGGCTTCGTCTACCTCTTCGTGTTCTCGCTCGGGATGACGACGCTACTGATCGCCGTGGGGCTCTTTTCGGGAACTCTCGCGCTGCTTCCGCGTTCGGGAGCATGGATGGTGTGGGTGAAACGGGCGGCGGCCGTGCTCATGCTCGGAATGGCGGAGTACTACTTCGTAATCGCCGGCTACAACCTTTGA
- a CDS encoding peptidylprolyl isomerase: protein MHTATLRRSTFLLVAATMACGDAAPPAITVGPVGYTQDQLLGLSNARRNDLIRLTAFALAVSDSTTHALGEPLVDEWAADRLVGILAADLTLEKNNVGDDVLEARYLTDPEWELTVRHILFFSERWRSVEHRTAASEKAARAMALLQSGADFAETAAAFSEEPGAEGRQGLLVPGREGAWVPEFWAAALALQPGDISPVTETQYGYHILRLDDRTVVPFSEGRSIMSREIADRIEDPSAVLSAWLEAQGAGDELARRTAAIAEATRRGLSVPAGERAELARAWDDQTYQWGNQLGFSYGATSAAVAVAALAALADPAQNAGLARTALATHDALLRRPYEITIAASGG, encoded by the coding sequence ATGCACACTGCCACACTTCGCCGCTCGACCTTTCTGCTCGTCGCCGCCACAATGGCGTGCGGTGACGCCGCCCCGCCCGCGATCACCGTGGGTCCGGTAGGCTACACACAGGACCAACTCCTCGGTCTGTCTAACGCGCGCCGGAACGACCTCATTCGCCTGACGGCGTTCGCATTGGCGGTGTCGGACTCGACCACCCATGCACTCGGTGAACCACTCGTGGACGAGTGGGCAGCCGACCGGCTGGTTGGGATCCTGGCGGCTGACCTCACGTTAGAAAAGAACAACGTGGGAGACGACGTCCTGGAAGCGCGTTACCTCACCGATCCAGAGTGGGAACTCACCGTCCGCCATATCCTGTTCTTCAGTGAGCGGTGGAGATCAGTCGAACATCGCACGGCAGCGTCCGAGAAGGCGGCCCGAGCCATGGCGTTGCTGCAATCAGGAGCAGACTTCGCCGAAACAGCTGCGGCGTTTTCCGAAGAGCCAGGGGCAGAAGGCCGCCAGGGCTTGCTGGTGCCCGGGCGAGAGGGCGCATGGGTGCCGGAGTTTTGGGCTGCCGCGCTCGCGCTCCAGCCAGGAGACATCAGTCCGGTCACGGAGACGCAGTACGGGTACCACATTCTGCGCCTCGACGACCGAACGGTCGTACCGTTTTCGGAAGGGCGTTCCATCATGTCTCGAGAGATCGCCGACCGGATCGAAGATCCGTCCGCGGTCTTGTCCGCCTGGCTCGAGGCCCAAGGCGCTGGCGACGAACTGGCCCGACGCACCGCGGCCATCGCAGAGGCGACGCGCCGGGGGCTGTCGGTTCCTGCCGGCGAACGGGCAGAACTCGCACGCGCTTGGGACGACCAGACGTACCAGTGGGGGAACCAACTCGGGTTCAGCTACGGTGCTACTTCTGCCGCGGTTGCAGTGGCCGCTCTCGCGGCGTTGGCTGATCCCGCCCAGAACGCGGGTCTCGCGCGCACGGCTCTTGCTACCCACGACGCATTACTGCGGCGACCGTACGAAATCACGATCGCGGCGAGCGGGGGCTGA
- a CDS encoding M50 family metallopeptidase: MATESKGKLKFILGFVAFFAALWFLWDTSLAYPLKIFVVLLHEISHAIASVATGGGIEKITLDPRQGGACYCFGGSAFITLTAGYLGSLFWGAMMFTAARSDKVRTDWVNGFIGVMVVILTLFFVRGSFGMMFGIAFGLTMFMAAKKMGPNMNRGLLFTLGLVSVLYAILDIKSDVLDRPGIRSDAAMLSDLIHIPTTLIGLIWISVAVGVAGFLLKQAYDDA, encoded by the coding sequence ATGGCGACTGAATCGAAAGGAAAGCTCAAGTTCATCCTGGGCTTCGTGGCATTTTTTGCCGCGCTCTGGTTCCTTTGGGACACATCACTCGCGTACCCGTTGAAGATCTTCGTGGTGCTGCTGCACGAGATCAGCCATGCCATCGCTTCCGTAGCGACAGGTGGTGGCATCGAGAAGATCACGCTCGATCCGCGGCAGGGCGGCGCGTGTTACTGCTTCGGCGGCAGCGCGTTCATCACGCTCACAGCAGGTTATCTGGGGAGTCTGTTCTGGGGCGCCATGATGTTCACGGCCGCACGGTCTGATAAGGTCCGAACCGACTGGGTAAACGGGTTCATTGGTGTGATGGTGGTCATCCTCACCTTGTTCTTCGTGCGTGGGAGCTTCGGAATGATGTTCGGCATCGCGTTCGGCCTCACCATGTTCATGGCCGCGAAGAAGATGGGACCGAATATGAACCGCGGGCTTCTGTTCACGCTCGGCCTCGTCAGCGTCCTCTATGCGATCCTAGACATCAAGAGCGATGTGCTGGACCGGCCAGGCATCCGATCCGATGCCGCGATGCTCTCGGACCTAATCCACATCCCGACAACGCTTATTGGTCTCATTTGGATCAGCGTCGCCGTCGGTGTCGCCGGCTTCTTGCTCAAGCAGGCCTACGACGACGCCTGA
- a CDS encoding MBL fold metallo-hydrolase translates to MISFAACDPSFDGMNTLPAFEEVMGLAREMELGVERLGGSVYRLSGAGSNVVAQVGDDGVFLIDTGYFPVFASLQRAVSSLESGEVSRLLITHPHDDPVGVAAELGTVATVWAHPGTTAAMDEP, encoded by the coding sequence ATGATCTCGTTCGCGGCGTGCGACCCGTCCTTTGACGGAATGAATACGTTGCCCGCCTTTGAAGAGGTCATGGGTCTAGCGAGGGAGATGGAGTTGGGTGTGGAGCGGCTCGGCGGGTCCGTGTACCGCCTTTCCGGTGCAGGCTCCAACGTGGTCGCGCAGGTGGGTGATGACGGGGTCTTCCTCATCGATACCGGATACTTCCCTGTGTTCGCCTCCCTGCAGAGGGCGGTTTCGTCGTTGGAGTCCGGGGAGGTCTCCCGTCTGTTGATTACACATCCGCACGACGACCCCGTGGGGGTCGCAGCCGAACTGGGCACGGTCGCGACCGTGTGGGCCCATCCTGGGACCACGGCGGCTATGGACGAGCCGTAG
- a CDS encoding RidA family protein, which translates to MRCRVLAILALLAVVLASAASAQDRDYVNGRSASDADVPPFSGAVWVGPTLYLSGTLGLGPDRSVPATATEEAHNVLGNMKAVLEEAGLTMDDLVSVQIFSSDVSDYDAFNAVYRTYFTQTYPARAFIGAGTLLFGARFEVMGIATRAGS; encoded by the coding sequence ATGCGTTGTCGTGTTCTCGCAATTCTCGCGCTTCTCGCCGTTGTATTGGCTTCTGCCGCGTCCGCTCAGGACCGCGACTACGTCAACGGGCGTTCCGCGTCCGACGCGGATGTGCCCCCGTTCAGCGGCGCCGTCTGGGTCGGCCCGACTCTTTATCTATCCGGAACGCTAGGACTCGGACCGGATCGTTCGGTGCCGGCGACGGCAACTGAGGAAGCGCACAACGTCCTCGGCAATATGAAAGCGGTGCTCGAAGAAGCCGGACTGACCATGGACGATCTTGTGAGCGTGCAGATCTTCTCGTCGGACGTCTCCGACTACGACGCCTTCAATGCCGTGTATCGGACGTACTTCACCCAAACGTATCCGGCACGAGCGTTCATTGGAGCCGGGACTTTGCTCTTTGGCGCGCGGTTCGAAGTGATGGGGATCGCTACGAGAGCGGGTTCGTAA
- a CDS encoding thioredoxin family protein, with translation MSKTSSAMLALGTVAPDFTLPEPATHLNRSLADFAEAEALVVVFLSNHCPFVKHLADHFSAFALEYEAKGVAVVGIMSNDVEKYTADAPDRMTEEVACRGYTFPYLFDESQDIARAYQAACTPDFFLFDATRRLVYRGQYDGSRPSLPTPVTGGDLGAAIDAVLAGDGPLNPQIPSVGCNIKWKAGNAPARFG, from the coding sequence ATGTCAAAAACCTCATCTGCGATGTTGGCGCTCGGCACTGTGGCGCCTGACTTCACGCTACCGGAACCGGCCACGCACCTAAATCGTTCACTGGCCGACTTTGCTGAAGCCGAGGCGCTCGTGGTCGTCTTTTTGTCGAACCACTGCCCGTTCGTGAAACACCTGGCGGACCACTTCTCAGCGTTCGCATTGGAATACGAGGCGAAGGGAGTCGCAGTGGTGGGCATCATGTCCAATGACGTCGAGAAATACACCGCCGACGCACCGGACAGGATGACGGAGGAGGTCGCATGCCGGGGTTACACGTTCCCGTACCTCTTCGACGAATCGCAGGACATCGCGAGGGCATACCAAGCCGCTTGTACGCCTGACTTCTTCCTGTTCGACGCCACCCGAAGACTTGTGTACCGCGGCCAGTATGACGGGAGTAGGCCGTCGCTACCTACCCCGGTGACCGGCGGTGACCTGGGTGCCGCGATCGACGCCGTGCTCGCAGGGGACGGCCCCCTGAATCCGCAGATTCCCAGTGTTGGGTGCAACATCAAGTGGAAGGCTGGGAACGCCCCTGCTCGGTTCGGCTAA
- a CDS encoding helical backbone metal receptor, with product MRIVSLACSNTEIVCALGCADMLVGVDDHSDFPVDVVASLPKVGPDLDIDIERVAALEPDLVLATLTVPGHEHVVERLEAVGLPFIAPEPISIDDVYRDVRDIGARLGVPERAEALVADMQAVLTVASGSPLPEDAPSILVQWWPKPVITPGKQSWVVGVLAAAGARAVLGHEDHKSRPMTDQEVVDLAPDAVVLSWCGVHPDKYRPDVVLRNAAWSELSFVTEGRVFCVGEPYLGRPGPRLVDGVLKLREVVEALRSGG from the coding sequence ATGCGAATCGTCTCTCTTGCCTGCTCCAACACGGAAATCGTCTGCGCGCTCGGCTGTGCGGACATGCTTGTGGGAGTAGACGACCACTCTGACTTCCCAGTCGACGTCGTGGCCTCGTTGCCAAAGGTCGGACCCGACCTCGACATCGATATCGAAAGAGTCGCCGCACTCGAACCGGACCTGGTCCTCGCTACACTCACGGTCCCCGGGCACGAACACGTCGTCGAGCGACTCGAGGCGGTGGGCCTGCCCTTCATAGCCCCCGAACCGATATCGATCGACGACGTGTACCGCGACGTCCGTGATATTGGTGCGCGACTCGGTGTCCCGGAGCGAGCGGAAGCACTCGTGGCCGACATGCAGGCTGTTCTTACGGTGGCTTCGGGATCTCCCCTCCCGGAAGACGCGCCTTCCATTCTGGTCCAATGGTGGCCGAAGCCGGTCATCACGCCCGGCAAGCAGTCCTGGGTCGTGGGCGTGCTGGCGGCTGCGGGAGCTCGGGCTGTCCTCGGACACGAGGACCACAAGAGCCGACCCATGACCGACCAGGAAGTGGTGGATCTCGCGCCGGACGCTGTGGTGCTCTCCTGGTGTGGTGTGCACCCTGACAAATACCGGCCGGACGTCGTCCTGAGGAATGCGGCCTGGTCCGAGCTTTCGTTCGTCACGGAGGGCCGCGTGTTCTGCGTGGGCGAACCTTATCTCGGTCGGCCAGGTCCCCGGCTCGTGGACGGAGTTCTGAAACTGCGAGAGGTCGTCGAAGCGCTACGCTCCGGCGGGTAG
- a CDS encoding VOC family protein, which yields MPNTLTTRGFHHITMVSRDAPTTLAFYGELLGLGLVKKTVNFDDPSAYHLYFGNDGGRPGTILTFFEWPHARKGQWGAGGVHHLALGVATPEALLKWKRRLTDAGVPSDGPIDRGYFKSLYFADPDGQILEIATAGPGYAIDEPPHALGRELLIPPEERLPSGRDNAAIVSAVHPEPVPVITPDMHLQGIHHISAITDRLEQVGAFYEEALGLKLVKKTYNQDDGQTKHYFWADYDGQSVSPHSSLTLFDWSGSTLRERPGIGQTHHIAFRAESAEQQLEWREHLVALGVDVSPVMERTYFESIYFRAPDGLLLEIATDGPGFSVDEDETELGTHLKLPEWLETQRSSIAASLAPLP from the coding sequence ATGCCGAACACGCTTACCACGCGCGGCTTTCACCACATCACGATGGTCTCACGGGACGCGCCTACAACGCTTGCGTTCTACGGTGAACTCTTAGGTCTCGGGCTCGTAAAGAAGACCGTCAACTTCGACGACCCAAGCGCGTACCACCTCTACTTCGGCAACGATGGAGGGCGTCCGGGAACGATCCTCACCTTCTTCGAGTGGCCGCACGCCCGCAAAGGACAATGGGGCGCGGGCGGGGTGCACCACCTCGCTCTCGGCGTCGCCACGCCAGAAGCCCTCCTCAAGTGGAAGCGTCGCCTGACGGACGCGGGGGTGCCTTCGGACGGTCCGATCGACCGTGGGTACTTCAAGTCACTGTACTTCGCGGATCCCGACGGACAGATCCTAGAGATCGCCACGGCGGGTCCCGGCTATGCGATCGACGAACCACCACACGCATTGGGGCGAGAGCTGCTCATCCCCCCCGAGGAACGGCTCCCCAGCGGGCGTGACAATGCCGCCATCGTGTCCGCCGTTCACCCTGAGCCGGTCCCGGTCATCACACCTGACATGCACCTGCAGGGCATCCACCACATCTCCGCAATCACGGACCGTCTGGAGCAAGTGGGTGCCTTCTATGAAGAGGCACTCGGCCTAAAGCTGGTGAAGAAGACGTACAACCAAGACGACGGGCAGACGAAGCACTACTTCTGGGCGGACTACGACGGCCAATCAGTGAGTCCACATTCGTCACTGACTCTGTTCGATTGGAGTGGCTCGACGCTACGGGAACGACCCGGAATCGGGCAGACTCACCACATAGCGTTCAGGGCTGAGAGCGCCGAGCAACAGCTAGAATGGCGTGAACACCTTGTTGCTTTGGGCGTGGACGTCAGCCCGGTCATGGAGCGCACCTACTTCGAGAGCATCTACTTCCGCGCTCCCGACGGGCTGCTGCTCGAGATCGCCACAGACGGCCCAGGCTTCTCCGTGGACGAGGACGAAACCGAGCTGGGGACACACCTGAAGCTCCCGGAATGGCTGGAAACCCAACGCTCTTCCATCGCAGCGTCGCTCGCACCGCTTCCGTGA
- a CDS encoding alpha/beta fold hydrolase — translation MNSLSPVQHASTQTDTVLQYDINRSSSDHDGGTVAVLLHGRGSHRGDLQALRPALPDDWVLVTPQAPYPGHPWGYGPGWAWYRYVEEDRVMEDTLAQSLASLDAFLLEIPKIVGFQPGRVVLGGFSQGGTMSMSYALTRPGKIAAAINFSGFVPASLEVPFSALSPGPAPIFWGHGLRDPSIPHELAIRGRERLQAAGVQFAAEDYPIGHWIVPEEVQAAIDYVESLD, via the coding sequence ATGAACTCGCTCTCCCCGGTTCAACACGCTTCGACACAGACTGACACCGTGCTCCAATACGACATAAATCGGTCCTCTTCGGACCACGATGGGGGGACCGTTGCCGTGCTCCTGCACGGCCGTGGCAGTCACAGGGGAGACTTGCAGGCCCTTCGCCCCGCGCTGCCCGACGACTGGGTGCTCGTTACTCCGCAGGCTCCCTACCCTGGCCATCCATGGGGCTACGGCCCCGGCTGGGCGTGGTACCGTTACGTGGAAGAAGATCGCGTGATGGAAGACACGCTTGCCCAGAGCTTAGCCTCGCTCGATGCGTTCCTCTTGGAGATCCCCAAGATCGTCGGCTTTCAGCCGGGTCGGGTCGTCCTGGGTGGTTTTTCCCAAGGCGGCACCATGAGCATGTCGTACGCGCTCACACGACCGGGGAAGATCGCGGCCGCTATAAATTTCTCGGGATTCGTTCCGGCGTCGCTCGAGGTGCCCTTCTCGGCGCTCTCACCGGGCCCCGCCCCCATCTTCTGGGGTCACGGTCTGAGAGACCCAAGCATCCCTCACGAGCTCGCAATACGCGGACGAGAGCGACTCCAGGCCGCAGGCGTGCAGTTTGCCGCGGAAGACTATCCCATCGGGCACTGGATCGTGCCGGAGGAAGTGCAAGCTGCGATCGACTACGTGGAGTCGCTCGATTGA